A genomic stretch from Pochonia chlamydosporia 170 chromosome 4, whole genome shotgun sequence includes:
- a CDS encoding myosin type II heavy chain (similar to Neosartorya fischeri NRRL 181 XP_001259815.1): protein MAFNPNNSAQRRSNPFARNGSPSPSSPAPLNGGRPKSALFSSPAPPPSVSTPTSHGRSQSNSSFGTTLAAPGGAVRHHRNESRNGTPTSNTFAPSFIKTEEMRRGHDTVKGIEGENDFSGKRYVWVRDSQDAFIKGWVVEELGKNRILVQTDDGTQRELDTESVDKVNPAKFDKANDMAELTHLNEASVVHNLRMRYQSDLIYTYSGLFLVTVNPYCPLPIYTNEYINMYKGRSREDTKPHIFAMADEAFRNLVEEGRNQSILVTGESGAGKTENTKKVIQYLAAVAPSETSARSRSQHTNLSQQILRANPILEAFGNAQTVRNHNSSRFGKFIRIEFNRNGAIAGAFIDWYLLEKSRVVRINQHERNYHVFYQLLKGASSRIKSQLLLSGLDTQHFAYTRNGHDTIVGVSDKEEWDSLMEAFDVMGFSDDEQLSILRTVAAVLHLGNIEVVKESRAADQARLAPESKEVVATVCKLLGVSVEPFIQGLLHPKVKAGREWVEKVQTPEQVRLSLDALSKGIYERGFGDLVSRINRQLDRTGMGLDDSHFIGVLDIAGFEIFEDNSFEQLCINYTNEKLQQFFNHHMFVLEQEEYAREQIEWQFIDFGRDLQPTIDLIELPNPIGIFSCLDEDCVMPKATDKSFTEKLHSLWDKKSAKYRPSRLGHGFVLTHYAAEVEYSTQGWLEKNKDPLNDNITRLLASSSDNHVAGIFADCADTDEELGGGRSRVKKGLFRTVAQRHKEQLHSLMTQLHSTHPHFVRCILPNHKKRPKQFNNLLVLDQLRCNGVLEGIRIARTGFPNRLFFTEFRQRYEVLCSNMPTGYLEGQAAATIMLEKLGLDKTLYRVGITKVFFRAGVLAELEEQRDALITEIMTRFQSVARGFVQRRAIYKRLFRTEATRIIQRNFNVYLDLVENPWWQLIVKMKPLLGATRTATEVKKRDTMIKQLNEKMRLDDEMRQKLEEDRRNTHTEMLRIQQTLESERALALDKEEIFKRLQTREAELEEKLAGAIDDQERLEDQLDDLMEAKSRAEQDVEKFRRQLEQAAGLIAKLEEEKSNLSAKSLELEDAVKEISQKQSERSEQEAALADEIKVLQSQLNLKDRKAQDLEAKLLQLDQDVEVKLRAAQKEADAAKLRESRLSQENKDVKHQLSQLSKTSTDYEDLVRSKESELALLRSDKRKFETERRTLEEQKKALTEEKNRISTRSRDVQAELDAMRSKHSQLEREAEEAKTLLAARLSEDAQADKNRSLLEAQIKDLKEQLYNAQMDLSRERQSRDDVLLLGEHKYDSLKEEYDSLNEAKIVIEKELYVQQQDTLRRTMEARTAVEKERDEARDEIRRLRAAKTQAEEARVQAEISGERQASKMARQREDSLRRDLDAAHDRLRWFEDECAKLNHQIEDLNKLMAESGEFGLKNDQAKERMERELNTVKSRLTASENDNRALLNKLQQKGLEIARSTSRANEASRGHVLGLQKEKSRLEEQNANLNKQLGDAQTSITRLPRPGPAPTPAHTAEKASSNFTVQLAEANRTIDSERHLRTQSQTTVRTLQATLDARDKELQELRGQMLNVLRSVDPEVRIPPPSDDSNQKALLKNFDLARKVEELQQNLRVQTAARTNAENQLADLRATRHESPSRPKLEEIHLNEAPFNGSPTQRRAAKINTRRFSNTTTPKKGNQEITELHDTARSDKTVDTLAVNNRMDLKAEVEELQNQLQIAQMQNRHLQSQLDRNTPAPDSYNDQSPSLLRMQKLEKANSRLHDMLDDSSKKVSALEKTIRTGELSLRDIQTRSHEEILDVFNSQEESRRSLLHSHKDAVAELTDVKSHFDKMRHDRAKLEVELRDSKSDLQEMAMAREQEAQSRSQLLQEYTELQIRLDAESSKLADVSGSLEMYKSRADEYFGKLEQAEIAVLKASRAEQFAKSQAKESEDTYSEVMAERQKMDSTIEDLQRQNQRLEERIEDISTDLESVTQAKKRLQHELEDYRSQRAMDIEDKESSMEQTRKKYQAEFTTLTKELDLAREEKLYKQAEIARLREELDELRSKWDDEVLNSSTWSKEKSRLETTLADVASSRDEAVNAHNEAQGKVVSLLSQVRTLRSSVDEITSERDLLLREKRSVEARLEEAKAGLEELVKGESPSLRDAATMDRELLDLKSSLAHQEDVAAAAVEKMRRAEALVADVQKEIAAEREAGTELQKQKAALEKNLNEAQLKLIDLETKGFSSASQDIKFLHRRIQELESQLEDHETERSKSQRSNRNIDRTVKDLQSQIDRKEKQNTQLSEDVNRMRDKVDKLLKTIDELQASESTTQLSARRAERELREEKEKALRLEKELEGWKGLRSEKSSAVGSLRGRIEGPDVPNRSSSINRMPSLTKGFI from the exons atggcattCAACCCAAATAACTCGGCACAGCGCCGCAGTAACCCCTTTGCTCGAAATGGATCTCCATCGCCTTCATCACCGGCCCCTCTCAATGGAGGCAGACCGAAATCTGCCCTGTTCTCTTCGCCCGCACCACCCCCAAGTGTTTCGACACCGACATCTCATGGCAGGTCACAATCCAACAGCTCGTTTGGGACGACATTAGCCGCTCCGGGCGGCGCCGTAAGGCACCACAGAAACGAATCGAGAAATGGAACCCCTACTTCAAACACATTTGCACCTTCGTTCATTAAAACAGAGGAGATGAGACGAGGACATGACACAGTTAAGGGTATCGAAGGAGAGAATGACTTCTCTGGTAAGCGTTATGTGTGGGTTAGAGACTCACAGGATGCATTTATCAAGGGATGGGTCGTCGAAGAACTGGGCAAAAACCGCATCTTGGTGCAAACAGACGATGGAACA CAACGGGAGCTCGACACCGAGAGTGTCGATAAAGTGAATCCTGCCAAGTTCGATAAGGCAAACGATATGGCCGAGTTGACCCATTTGAACGAGGCGTCAGTGGTTCATAACCTTCGAATGCGATACCAATCGGACTTGATCTACACGTACTCGGGACTGTTTCTCGTCACAGTCAACCCTTATTGCCCTTTGCCGATTTATACCAATGAGTACATAAACATGTACAAAGGCAGAAGCCGAGAAGATACCAAGCCACATATTTTCGCAATGGCTGACGAAGCCTTTCGAAACTTGGTCGAAGAAGGCCGAAATCAGAGCATCTTAGTCACTGGTGAATCAGGCGCCGGTAAGACTGAGAATACCAAAAAGGTTATCCAGTATCTCGCAGCTGTTGCGCCATCCGAGACTTCTGCAAGAAGCAGGTCGCAGCACACCAATCTCTCGCAACAAATTCTTAGAGCAAACCCTATTCTCGAAGCATTTGGAAATGCCCAGACTGTTCGAAATCACAATTCTTCTCGATTTGGAAAATTCATTCGCATCGAGTTCAATAGAAATGGAGCTATTGCAGGAGCATTTATTGACTGGTACCTCCTTGAAAAGTCACGAGTTGTCCGTATCAACCAACACGAACGAAACTATCACGTCTTCTACCAGCTCCTGAAGGGCGCCAGCAGTCGGATCAAAAGCCAGTTACTCTTGAGTGGACTGGATACACAACACTTTGCATACACCAGAAATGGCCACGATACAATCGTCGGTGTATCAGATAAAGAAGAGTGGGACTCATTGATGGAGGCCTTCGACGTCATGGGGTTCTCCGACGATGAACAATTATCAATCCTTCGCACCGTTGCAGCGGTGCTCCACTTGGGTAACATTGAGGTTGTCAAAGAGAGCCGTGCCGCCGATCAAGCTCGGTTGGCTCCAGAGTCCAAGGAAGTGGTAGCAACTGTATGCAAGCTTCTTGGTGTGTCAGTAGAGCCTTTTATACAAGGTTTACTCCATCCCAAGGTTAAAGCAGGTCGGGAATGGGTCGAAAAAGTCCAAACGCCGGAGCAAGTGCGTCTGAGTCTTGACGCTCTCTCAAAGGGCATCTACGAACGCGGATTCGGTGACCTTGTCTCTCGCATCAATCGCCAGCTCGACAGGACAGGCATGGGTCTGGATGACTCCCACTTCATCGGCGTGCTAGATATTGCTGGATTTGAAATCTTTGAGGACAACAGCTTCGAACAGCTTTGTATCAATTACACCAACGAGAAGCTTCAGCAATTCTTCAACCATCACATGTTTGTGCTTGAGCAAGAAGAATACGCACGGGAGCAAATTGAATGGCAGTTTATCGACTTTGGCCGGGACTTGCAGCCGACCATTGATCTTATTGAACTACCAAATCCAATCGGCATCTTTTCTTGCCTCGACGAAGACTGTGTCATGCCAAAGGCTACAGACAAGTCCTTCACAGAGAAACTGCATTCGCTCTGGGATAAAAAATCGGCCAAGTATCGACCGTCCCGTCTCGGACACGGCTTCGTCCTCACACATTATGCGGCTGAAGTAGAATATTCCACGCAGGGTTGGTtggagaagaacaaggatCCTCTGAACGATAACATCACACGCCTACTTGCCTCTTCCTCCGACAACCATGTTGCCGGCATTTTTGCTGATTGTGCCGATACGGATGAGGAACTTGGTGGCGGACGAAGCCGAGTGAAGAAGGGCCTATTCCGCACCGTTGCCCAGAGGCACAAGGAGCAACTTCACAGTCTCATGACTCAACTGCATTCAACACATCCTCACTTTGTGCGATGTATTCTGCCCAACCACAAGAAGCGCCCCAAGCAGTTCAACAATctgcttgtccttgaccaGCTCCGGTGCAACGGTGTTCTGGAAGGTATTCGAATCGCCCGAACTGGATTCCCCAACAGACTGTTCTTTACAGAGTTCCGTCAGCGCTATGAAGTCCTTTGTTCAAACATGCCTACAGGCTACCTCGAGGGCCAAGCAGCTGCGACAATTatgctggagaagcttgGTCTCGATAAGACACTGTATCGTGTAGGTATCACAAAGGTTTTCTTCCGGGCAGGAGTTTTGGCAGAACTTGAAGAACAACGAGATGCCCTGATTACAGAGATCATGACCCGGTTCCAATCAGTTGCCAGAGGCTTCGTTCAACGGCGCGCCATATACAAGAGACTCTTCCGAACCGAGGCCACAAGAATCATTCAGAGAAATTTCAATGTGTATTTGGATTTGGTAGAAAATCCTTGGTGGCAGCTGattgtgaagatgaagcctCTTCTTGGAGCTACTCGCACTGCGACCGAAGTCAAGAAGCGAGACACCATGATCAAGCAGCTGAACGAAAAGATGCGACTCGACGACGAGATGCGCCAAAAGCTGGAAGAAGATCGTCGCAACACTCATACGGAAATGCTCCGAATTCAACAAACGCTTGAAAGTGAACGAGCTCTGGCgttggacaaggaagaaaTCTTCAAGCGACTCCAAACTCGCGAGGCAGAGCTTGAGGAGAAACTTGCTGGTGCAATTGACGACCaggagagactggaggatCAACTTGATGACCTCATGGAAGCCAAAAGTCGGGCGGAGCAAGACGTTGAAAAGTTCAGACGGCAGCTCGAACAAGCCGCCGGCCTTATTGCAaagttggaggaggaaaagagcAATCTGTCCGCCAAGtccttggagttggaggatgcAGTGAAGGAAATTTCGCAGAAACAGTCCGAGCGAAGTGAGCAAGAGGCTGCTCTTGCCGACGAGATCAAGGTTTTGCAGAGTCAGCTGAATCTCAAGGATCGCAAGGCGCAGGACCTTGAGGCCAAACTGCTTCAACTGGACCAAGATGTGGAAGTGAAGCTACGTGCTGCCCAGAAGGAGGCGGATGCCGCCAAGCTACGAGAATCTCGCCTCAGTCAGGAGAACAAAGATGTCAAGCATCAACTCTCTCAACTTTCCAAAACTTCGACTGACTATGAAGATCTGGTAAGAAGCAAAGAAAGCGAACTAGCCTTGCTCCGCAGCGACAAGAGAAAGTTTGAGACAGAGCGACGCACTCTGGAGGAACAGAAGAAGGCTTTGACAGAGGAAAAGAACAGAATCTCTACCAGATCTCGCGACGTTCAGGCCGAATTGGACGCGATGCGGTCCAAGCATTCTCAGCTTGAACGagaggctgaagaagccaagaccTTGCTCGCTGCTAGACTTTCTGAAGACGCCCAAGCGGACAAGAACAGATCGCTTCTGGAAGCGCAGATTAAAGATCTCAAGGAGCAACTGTACAATGCTCAAATGGACTTGAGCCGAGAACGACAATCGCGCGAtgatgttcttcttctcggcgaACATAAATATGACAGCCTCAAAGAAGAGTACGATAGTTTGAACGAGGCCAAGATTGTCATTGAGAAAGAACTCTACGTTCAGCAGCAGGATACTTTGCGAAGAACCATGGAAGCTCGTACGGCAgtggaaaaggaaagagaTGAAGCACGAGACGAAATTCGAAGGCTGCGAGCGGCCAAGACTCAGGCAGAAGAGGCCCGCGTGCAGGCTGAAATCTCTGGTGAGCGTCAGGCATCCAAGATGGCTCGGCAAAGAGAAGACAGCTTACGACGGGACCTGGATGCCGCCCATGATCGATTGCGGTGGTTTGAAGATGAATGTGCCAAGCTTAACCATCAAATCGAAGATCTCAACAAACTCATGGCAGAGTCTGGCGAGTTTGGACTAAAGAAtgaccaagccaaggagCGCATGGAGCGAGAACTCAACACCGTCAAGAGCCGACTGACAGCCTCTGAGAATGACAACCGGGCGCTCCTGAACAAACTTCAACAAAAGGGTCTCGAGATTGCCAGGTCTACCTCGCGTGCAAATGAAGCCTCCCGAGGTCATGTACTTGGCCTGCAAAAGGAGAAGTCTAGGCTGGAGGAGCAAAACGCcaacttgaacaagcagCTCGGCGATGCTCAG ACCTCAATCACGAGATTGCCCCGGCCAGGTCCAGCTCCCACGCCAGCGCATACTGCTGAAAAggcttcatccaacttcaCGGTTCAGCTTGCGGAGGCTAATCGAACAATCGACTCGGAGCGACATTTGCGCACACAGTCTCAAACAACCGTTCGCACACTTCAGGCCACGCTGGATGCTAGAGACAAGGAACTTCAAGAATTGCGCGGACAAATGCTCAATGTTTTGAGATCTGTCGACCCTGAAGTCCGAATCCCCCCTCCATCCGATGATAGCAACCAAAAGGCCCTCCTCAAGAATTTTGACCTTGCACGAAAGGTCGAGGAGCTTCAGCAGAACCTTCGGGTCCAAACAGCTGCGAGAACCAACGCAGAAAACCAGCTGGCAGACCTTCGCGCTACGAGACACGAAAGCCCAAGCCGACCCAAGTTGGAGGAGATTCACCTTAACGAGGCACCTTTCAATGGTTCTCCGACTCAGCGACGAGCGGCCAAGATCAACACGCGCCGTTTCTCGAACACTACTACGCCTAAGAAGGGTAACCAAGAAATCACCGAGCTCCATGATACGGCTCGCTCCGACAAGACCGTTGATACATTGGCCGTCAACAATCGCATGGACTTGAAGGCTGAAGTAGAAGAGCTACAAAATCAGCTGCAAATTGCCCAGATGCAAAACCGTCACCTCCAGAGCCAGCTCGATCGAAACACTCCTGCTCCGGACTCGTACAATGACCAGAGTCCTTCCCTGCTACGGATGCAAAAGCTGGAAAAGGCCAACAGCAGACTGCATGACATGCTCGATGATTCATCCAAGAAGGTGTCTGCGCTCGAGAAGACCATTCGAACGGGCGAGCTGTCGCTGCGGGACATCCAGACCAGATCCCACGAAGAAATCTTGGATGTGTTCAACAGCCAAGAGGAGTCGCGACGCTCTCTCCTGCACAGCCATAAggatgctgttgctgaaTTGAcagatgtcaagtcccaCTTTGACAAGATGCGCCACGACAGAGCGAAGCTCGAGGTTGAGCTCCGTGATAGCAAGTCAGACCTGCAGGAGATGGCAATGGCTCGCGAACAGGAAGCGCAGAGCCGGAGCCAGCTTCTGCAAGAGTACACTGAGCTTCAAATCCGTCTTGACGCCGAGTCATCCAAGCTTGCCGATGTCTCGGGCAGTCTGGAAATGTACAAGAGCCGGGCAGATGAGTATTTTGGCAAGCTAGAACAAGCTGAAATTGCGGTGCTCAAGGCCAGCCGAGCCGAGCAATTTGCCAAGTCACAGGCCAAGGAATCTGAAGATACGTACAGTGAGGTCATGGCAGAGCGACAAAAGATGGACTCTACAATTGAGGACCTGCAGCGCCAAAACCAACGACTCGAAGAGCGCATCGAGGATATCTCTACAGATTTGGAGTCGGTAACGCAGGCCAAGAAGCGACTTCAGCACGAACTCGAGGACTACCGCAGCCAGCGAGCTATGGATATCGAGGACAAGGAGTCCAGCATGGAGCAGACACGAAAGAAGTATCAGGCCGAGTTTACTACCCTGACAAAGGAGCTTGATCTCGCCCGCGAGGAGAAGTTGTACAAGCAAGCTGAAATTGCGCGACTTCGCGAAGAGCTGGATGAGCTGCGGTCAAAgtgggatgatgaagtcCTCAACAGCTCGACTTGGTCCAAGGAGAAATCTCGTCTGGAGACTACTCTCGCTGATGTTGCTTCATCGCGCGATGAAGCAGTCAATGCTCATAATGAAGCTCAAGGCAAGGTTGTGTCGCTCTTGTCTCAAGTCCGAACTTTGAGGTCTTCGGTTGACGAAATTACTTCTGAGCGGGATCTCTTGCTACGCGAGAAGCGCAGCGTAGAGGCACGACTCGAAGAAGCCAAGGCTGGACTAGAGGAGCTTGTCAAGGGTGAAAGCCCGTCTCTGCGAGATGCCGCGACAATGGACAGGGAgttgttggacttgaagTCTAGCCTTGCTCACCAAGAAGATGTTGCGGCGGCTGCAGTTGAAAAGATGCGACGAGCAGAGGCTCTGGTTGCCGATGTCCAGAAGGAGATTGCAGCTGAGCGTGAAGCCGGCACTGAGCTCCAAAAGCAAAAGGCCGCTTTGGAAAAGAACTTGAACGAGGCTCAGCTGAAGCTGATTGACCTGGAGACAAAGGGCTTTTCTAGCGCCAGCCAAGACATCAAGTTCCTACATAGGCGTATTCAAGAG CTCGAGTCTCAACTAGAGGACCACGAAACTGAGCGATCCAAGTCGCAGCGATCAAATCGAAATATTGACCGCACTGTAAAGGACCTTCAGTCACAGATTGAccgcaaggagaagcagaacaCGCAATTGTCAGAAGATGTGAATCGCATGCGCGACAAGGTGGACAAGCTGCTAAAGACCATTGACGAACTCCAAGCCTCCGAATCTACGACACAACTGTCAGCAAGACGAGCGGAACGGGAGCTTCgggaagaaaaggaaaaggcgCTTCgtttggagaaggagctcGAGGGGTGGAAAGGGTTGCGGTCAGAGAAGAGTTCGGCTGTTGGCAGCCTTCGTGGTCGCATTGAGGGACCTGACGTGCCCAACAGGTCGAGTAGCATCAATAGGATGCCCAGTCTTACCAAGGGATTCATCTGA
- a CDS encoding ubiquitin carboxyl-terminal hydrolase (similar to Metarhizium acridum CQMa 102 XP_007811201.1), producing the protein MSNTTNPDPAQGAPAFIPLEANPQEMTRLIHKLGVSSALQLHDVFSLTDPEMLSFTPRPALALLLVFPVSAVYESHRMAEDNTADEYKSAGEQEPVIWWKQTIKNACGLMGLLHAVSNEQGSILDELLKKSIPLPPRERAAVLEKTDDIARAHREAASEGDSTVPDAEDNVDLHYVCFVKGSDGAMWELDGRRKGPIRRGELKDDEDMLSEKALSLGGLKFLEREGSDPRFCAVVLSAASE; encoded by the exons ATgtccaacaccacaaacccAGACCCCGCCCAAGGCGCCCCCGCCTTCATCCCCCTCGAAGCAAACCCCCAAGAAATGACCCGACTCATCCACAAGCTCGGCGTCTCGTCCGCCCTCCAGCTCCACGACGTCTTCTCCCTGACCGACCCCGAGATGCTCTCCTTCACGCCCCGTCCCGCcctcgcccttcttctcgtctttcCCGTCAGCGCCGTCTACGAAAGCCACCGCATGGCCGAGGACAACACCGCCGACGAGTACAAGAGCGCCGGGGAGCAAGAGCCCGTCATATGGTGGAAGCAGACTATCAAAAATGCGTGCGGGTTGATGGGTCTGCTGCATGCTGTTTCGAATG AACAAGGATCCATCCTAGACGAACTCCTCAAGAAGTCCATCCCCCTTCCCCCACGAGAACGAGCGGCAGTCCTCGAAAAGACAGATGACATCGCAAGAGCACACAGAGAAGCCGCCTCAGAGGGAGACTCGACTGTGCCCGACGCCGAAGATAACGTAGATTTGCACTACGTGTGCTTCGTCAAGGGCAGCGACGGCGCCATGTGGGAGCTAGATGGGCGGCGGAAAGGCCCCATTCGCCGTGGGGAACtcaaagacgacgaggacatgTTGAGTGAAAAGGCGCTGAGTTTGGGGGGTCTCAAGTTTTTGGAGAGGGAGGGCAGTGATCCCAGATTCTGCGCCGTGGTATTATCAGCGGCGTCGGAGTAG
- a CDS encoding ubiquitin-conjugating enzyme (similar to Metarhizium acridum CQMa 102 XP_007811202.1), with amino-acid sequence MPQYRIELSPNNRAGCKDSVCSKEQVKILKGEMRFGSWVEVKDHGSWAWKHWGCVSGAQLVNLKEACDLGDDKYDFDAIDGYDELSDPEIKEKVRRCVLQGHIDAEDFKGDPEKNKPGEKGIHLTAKQKAALQAAKDDSEEDAKPAKKSAKRGRKKDDEEDEPKAKKSKTAKAGKADKATPAKGARGKKAAVKEESEDDDEAPAAAKKAKATPAKSARGKKAVVKDESEEDEEEAPVSAKKAKATKAKATPAKPAYKKAPVKDESEDEEEEVSVPAKKSKATPKAAKASDAKATGKARRKSAHKATADESAEEKAAPKAKGRRTSRSSKA; translated from the exons ATGCCTCAATACCGCATTG AACTTTCGCCCAACAACAGGGCAGGATGCAAAGACTCCGTCTGTTCCAAGGAGCAAGTCAAGATCCTTAAAGGAGAGATGCGATTTGGCAGCTGGGTGGAAGTCAAAGACCATGGAAGCTGGGCCTGGAAGCACTG GGGCTGTGTTTCGGGAGCGCAGCTGGTCAACCTGAAGGAGGCGTGTGATCTTGGTGATGACAAGTATgactttgatgccattgatggATACGATGAATTGAG CGACCCGGAAATCAAGGAAAAGGTTCGACGATGTGTATTGCAGGGCCacattgatgctgaggacTTCAAAGGC GATCCTGAGAAAAACAAGCCTGGGGAGAAGGGCATTCACCTGACCGCTAAGCAGAAGGCCGCTCTTCAGGCTGCCAAAGAT GACTCCGAGGAGGATGCTAAACCGGCCAAAAAGTCTGCCAAGCGTGGTCGCAAgaaggatgacgaagaggatgagcCCAAGGCGAAAAAGTCCAAGACTGCGAAGGCAGGAAAGGCAGACAAAGCCACTCCCGCAAAGGGTGCCCGTGGGAAAAAGGCAGCCGTCAAGGAAGAGAgcgaggacgacgatgaggcaCCAGCGGCAGCTAAGAAGGCTAAAGCTACTCCGGCAAAGAGTGCTCGTGGCAAGAAAGCCGTTGTCAAGGACGAgagcgaggaagatgaagaagaggcccCCGTGTCAgccaaaaaggccaaggctacCAAGGCTAAGGCTACTCCTGCGAAACCGGCATATAAAAAGGCACCTGTCAAAGACGAGagcgaagacgaagaagaagaggtttCCGTACCAGCCAAAAAGTCCAAAGCCACCCCAAAGGCTGCCAAAGCTTCCGACGCCAAGGCAACAGGGAAAGCTCGTCGCAAGTCAGCTCACAAGGCTACGGCTGACGAATCGGCTGAGGAGAAGGCTGCTCCAAAGGCAAAGGGTCGACGCACCAGCCGCTCAAGTAAAGCTTGA